The Pseudomonas extremaustralis genome contains a region encoding:
- a CDS encoding response regulator transcription factor, whose product MSDEIQVEGEELPHLLLVDDDATFTRVMARAMSRRGFRVSTAGSAEEGLAIAQADLPDYAALDLKMDGDSGLVLLPKLLELDPEMRVVILTGYSSIATAVEAIKRGACNYLCKPADADDVLAALLSEHADLDTLVPENPMSVDRLQWEHIQRVLTEHEGNISATARALGMHRRTLQRKLQKRPVRR is encoded by the coding sequence ATGAGTGACGAGATCCAAGTCGAAGGCGAAGAACTGCCGCACCTGCTGCTGGTAGATGACGATGCCACCTTTACCCGCGTGATGGCGCGCGCCATGAGCCGTCGCGGTTTTCGCGTCAGCACCGCAGGCTCCGCCGAAGAAGGCTTGGCCATCGCCCAGGCCGACCTGCCGGACTACGCCGCGCTCGATCTGAAAATGGACGGCGACTCCGGCCTGGTGCTGCTGCCCAAGCTACTGGAACTCGACCCGGAAATGCGCGTGGTGATCCTCACCGGTTACTCCAGCATCGCCACGGCCGTCGAGGCCATCAAGCGTGGCGCCTGCAACTACCTGTGCAAGCCGGCGGACGCCGACGACGTGCTGGCGGCTTTGCTCTCCGAGCACGCCGACCTTGACACCCTGGTGCCGGAAAACCCGATGTCGGTGGACCGCCTGCAATGGGAACACATCCAGCGCGTCCTCACCGAGCACGAAGGCAATATCTCCGCCACTGCCCGCGCCCTCGGCATGCACCGTCGCACCTTGCAGCGCAAGCTGCAGAAGCGCCCGGTACGGCGCTGA
- a CDS encoding ATP-binding protein, translating into MLAAVKLTSATRQNLWRLTFIRTLVLAAQAGSVGLAYWFDLLPLPWLQLSVTLGFSIVLCVFTAIRLRTTWPVTELEYALQLACDLIIHSVLLYFSGGSTNPFVSFYLVPLTIAAVTLPWRYSVVLSGIALTLYTLLLAQFYPLQTFPIARENLQIYGMWLSFALSAAVITFFAARMAEELRRQEELRAIRREEGLRDQQLLAVATQAAGAAHELGTPLATMSVLLNEMTQDHHDPALQEDLGVLREQVKQCKQTLQQLVRAAEANRRLAVEMQDVTQWLDEALNRWHLMRPEVSYRFHLLGQGSVPRMAPPPDLTQALLNLLNNAADACPEGLEVRLDWDAENLTISIRDHGAGVPLAIAEQIGKPFFTTKGKGFGLGLFLSKASVTRAGGSVKLYSHEEGGTLTELRLPRVARGDIDE; encoded by the coding sequence ATGCTCGCCGCCGTAAAACTGACTTCCGCCACCCGCCAGAACCTCTGGCGCCTGACGTTCATCCGCACCCTGGTACTGGCCGCGCAGGCAGGCTCCGTCGGGCTCGCGTATTGGTTCGACCTGTTGCCGCTGCCCTGGCTGCAACTGTCCGTGACCCTTGGCTTTTCCATCGTGCTGTGTGTGTTCACCGCGATCCGGTTGCGCACCACGTGGCCGGTGACCGAGCTGGAATACGCCCTGCAATTGGCCTGTGACCTGATTATCCACAGTGTGTTGCTGTATTTTTCCGGCGGCTCCACCAACCCGTTCGTCTCGTTTTACCTGGTGCCGCTGACGATCGCCGCAGTGACCTTGCCCTGGCGCTATTCGGTGGTGTTGTCGGGCATCGCCCTGACCCTCTACACCTTGCTGCTTGCGCAGTTCTACCCGTTGCAAACCTTCCCGATCGCCCGGGAAAACCTGCAGATCTACGGGATGTGGTTGAGTTTTGCCTTGTCCGCCGCCGTGATCACTTTTTTTGCCGCGCGCATGGCCGAAGAACTGCGTCGCCAAGAGGAACTGCGCGCCATCCGCCGCGAAGAAGGCCTGCGCGACCAGCAACTGTTGGCCGTCGCCACCCAGGCCGCCGGCGCGGCCCACGAGTTGGGCACGCCGCTGGCGACCATGAGCGTGCTGCTCAACGAAATGACCCAGGACCATCACGACCCGGCGCTGCAAGAAGATCTCGGCGTGCTGCGCGAACAGGTCAAGCAGTGCAAGCAAACCTTGCAGCAACTGGTGCGCGCCGCCGAAGCCAATCGACGTCTGGCGGTGGAGATGCAGGATGTGACCCAGTGGCTCGACGAAGCCCTGAACCGCTGGCACCTGATGCGCCCCGAAGTCAGTTACCGTTTCCACCTCCTGGGCCAGGGCAGCGTGCCGCGCATGGCGCCGCCGCCGGACTTGACCCAGGCCTTGCTCAACCTGCTGAACAACGCTGCCGATGCCTGCCCCGAAGGCTTGGAAGTACGGTTGGACTGGGATGCGGAAAACCTGACCATCAGTATTCGCGACCACGGCGCGGGCGTGCCGCTGGCTATTGCCGAGCAGATCGGCAAACCTTTCTTTACCACCAAGGGCAAAGGCTTCGGCCTCGGCCTGTTTTTGAGCAAGGCCAGCGTGACCCGCGCGGGCGGCTCAGTGAAGCTCTATAGTCACGAGGAAGGCGGCACGCTCACCGAGCTGCGCCTGCCCCGTGTCGCACGAGGAGATATCGATGAGTGA
- a CDS encoding SIMPL domain-containing protein (The SIMPL domain is named for its presence in mouse protein SIMPL (signalling molecule that associates with mouse pelle-like kinase). Bacterial member BP26, from Brucella, was shown to assemble into a channel-like structure, while YggE from E. coli has been associated with resistance to oxidative stress.) codes for MSRFIRTATALTLGASTLASLPALAADELHYNQISLRAEASQEVARDKMIVTLYTESQNTDPAKLAAEITTTMNQALDQAREVKAVTLRQGSRNSYPIYDTKNQKITGWRERAELRLESADFPALSKLTGELLNTLKMENMDFAIADATRKASEDALLKDAVTAFKARAQLATEALGGKGYKIVNLNFNTNGYPQPYARGGMMMKAAMMESAPTPQVEAGTSQVSMSADGVIEVLQ; via the coding sequence ATGTCTCGTTTCATTCGCACTGCAACCGCCCTCACCCTCGGCGCCAGTACCCTGGCCAGCCTTCCGGCACTGGCGGCCGACGAGCTGCATTACAACCAGATTTCCCTGCGCGCCGAAGCCAGCCAGGAAGTCGCCCGCGACAAGATGATCGTGACGCTCTACACCGAGTCGCAGAATACCGACCCGGCCAAGCTCGCCGCCGAAATCACCACCACGATGAACCAGGCCCTGGACCAGGCCCGTGAAGTCAAGGCGGTGACCCTGCGCCAGGGCAGCCGCAACAGCTATCCGATCTACGACACCAAGAACCAGAAGATCACCGGCTGGCGCGAGCGCGCCGAGTTGCGCCTGGAAAGTGCGGACTTCCCGGCGCTGTCCAAACTCACCGGCGAGTTGCTCAACACCCTGAAGATGGAAAACATGGACTTCGCCATCGCCGACGCCACGCGCAAGGCCAGCGAAGATGCGCTGCTCAAGGACGCCGTCACCGCGTTCAAGGCCCGTGCGCAACTGGCCACCGAGGCGTTGGGCGGCAAGGGTTACAAGATCGTCAACTTGAACTTCAACACCAACGGTTACCCGCAACCGTATGCCCGTGGTGGAATGATGATGAAAGCCGCCATGATGGAATCGGCGCCGACACCGCAAGTGGAAGCCGGCACCAGCCAGGTAAGCATGAGTGCCGACGGGGTGATCGAAGTCCTGCAATAA
- a CDS encoding ABC transporter substrate-binding protein: MERITLKPLLLAAGLLAFMPMAHAASTLVYCSEASPAGFDPSQYTSGTDFDASAETVFNRLTQFKRGGTEVEPGLATSWEVSPDGLTYTFHLRDGVKFHTTDFFTPTRDFNADDVLFTFNRLLDADSPFRKAYPSESPYFTDMGLNTTIKGLDKLDEHTVRFNLNNVDASFVQNLAMSFASIQSAEYAAQLLKQGTASDINQKPIGTGPFVFKRYQKDAQIRFVANKQYWKPEDVKLDNLVFAITPDAAARLQKLKAGECQVSGYPRPADIEVMKQDPNLRVLQQAGFNLGFLAYNVTHPPLDQLKVRQALDMAIDKPAIIKAVYQSAGQLAQNALPPAQWSYDPSIKDAPHDPAKARALLKEAGVAPGTTINLWAMTVQRASNPNARMSAQMIQQDWEKVGIKANIVSYEWGEYIKRAKNGEHDAMIYGWTGDNGDPDNWLGVLYSCAAVKGSNYAKWCNPAYDKLVQQAKVSNDREQRIKWYQQAQKILKEQVPITPIANSTVFQPLRKEVQNFKISPFGLTPFYGVSLDK, encoded by the coding sequence ATGGAAAGAATCACCTTAAAACCGCTGCTCCTCGCCGCCGGCCTGCTGGCCTTCATGCCGATGGCTCACGCCGCCAGCACCCTGGTCTACTGCTCCGAAGCCAGCCCCGCCGGCTTTGACCCCAGCCAGTACACCAGCGGTACCGATTTCGATGCCTCCGCCGAAACCGTGTTCAACCGCCTGACCCAGTTCAAGCGCGGCGGCACCGAGGTCGAACCGGGGCTGGCGACAAGTTGGGAAGTATCCCCGGATGGCCTGACCTATACCTTCCATCTGCGGGATGGCGTCAAGTTCCACACCACCGATTTCTTCACGCCGACCCGCGACTTCAATGCCGACGACGTGCTGTTTACCTTCAATCGCCTGCTGGACGCCGACAGTCCCTTCCGCAAGGCCTACCCGTCCGAGTCGCCGTATTTCACCGACATGGGCTTGAACACCACGATCAAGGGCCTGGACAAGCTCGATGAACATACGGTGCGTTTCAACCTGAACAACGTCGATGCGTCATTCGTGCAGAACCTGGCCATGAGCTTCGCTTCGATCCAGTCCGCCGAGTACGCCGCGCAACTGTTGAAGCAGGGCACCGCCTCGGACATCAACCAGAAGCCGATCGGCACCGGGCCGTTCGTGTTCAAGCGTTACCAGAAAGACGCGCAGATCCGCTTCGTCGCCAATAAACAGTATTGGAAGCCCGAGGATGTGAAGCTCGACAACCTGGTGTTCGCCATCACCCCGGACGCCGCGGCGCGCCTGCAGAAACTCAAGGCCGGCGAATGCCAGGTCAGCGGTTACCCACGCCCGGCGGATATCGAGGTAATGAAACAGGACCCCAACCTGCGCGTGCTGCAGCAAGCCGGTTTCAACCTGGGCTTTCTCGCCTACAACGTGACCCATCCGCCGCTGGACCAACTCAAGGTCCGCCAGGCCCTGGACATGGCCATCGACAAGCCGGCGATCATCAAGGCGGTGTACCAGAGCGCCGGACAATTGGCGCAAAACGCCCTGCCACCGGCGCAGTGGTCTTATGACCCAAGCATCAAGGACGCCCCCCACGATCCGGCCAAGGCGCGGGCGCTACTAAAAGAAGCAGGGGTTGCACCGGGTACGACCATCAACCTGTGGGCCATGACCGTCCAACGTGCCTCCAACCCCAATGCGCGCATGTCGGCGCAAATGATCCAGCAGGATTGGGAAAAGGTCGGCATCAAGGCCAACATCGTCAGCTATGAGTGGGGCGAATACATCAAGCGCGCTAAAAACGGCGAGCACGACGCGATGATTTATGGCTGGACCGGCGACAACGGCGACCCGGATAACTGGCTGGGCGTGCTCTACAGTTGTGCCGCGGTCAAGGGCAGCAACTACGCCAAATGGTGTAACCCCGCCTACGACAAGCTGGTGCAGCAGGCCAAGGTCAGCAACGACCGCGAACAACGCATCAAGTGGTATCAACAGGCACAAAAAATCCTTAAAGAACAAGTACCTATAACGCCTATTGCGAACTCGACGGTTTTCCAACCCCTGCGCAAAGAAGTGCAAAACTTCAAAATCAGCCCCTTCGGGCTAACGCCGTTCTACGGTGTGAGTCTAGATAAGTAA
- a CDS encoding ABC transporter substrate-binding protein, which yields MLKHAVLPLLVSAGLLAAAPFAQAATNLVFCSEGSPAGFDPGQYTTGTDFDASAETMFNRLTQFERGGTAVVPGLATSWDVSPDGLTYTFHLRDGVKFHTTPYFKPTRTFNADDVLFTFNRMINKDDPFRKAYPTEFPYFTDMGMDTNIKNIEKVDDHTVKFTLGTVDAAFIQNLAMSFASIQSAEYAAQLLKNGTPQDINQKPIGTGPFVFKSYQKDSNIRYTGNKDYWNPADVKIDNLIFAITTDPSVRIQKLKKNECQITLFPRPADLKALEGDKDLKLPHQAGFNLGYIAYNVMDKVKGSDQPNPLADLRVRQALDMSVNKQQIIDSVYQGAGQLAVNAMPPTQWSYDTTIKDAKYDPEKAKALLKEAGVKEGTEIVLWAMPVQRPYNPNAKLMAEMLQNDWKKIGLNVKITSYEWGEYIKRSKGGENQAMIIGWSGDNGDPDNWLNVLFGCDSLSGNNFSKWCDKKFDGIVKEAKATSDIAKRTELYKQAQHILKDAVPMTPIAHSTVYQPMRNTVQDFKISPFGLNSFYGVSVSGK from the coding sequence ATGCTTAAACACGCAGTCCTTCCGCTATTAGTGAGCGCTGGCCTTTTGGCCGCCGCCCCATTCGCCCAAGCGGCGACTAACCTGGTGTTCTGCTCCGAAGGCAGCCCCGCGGGCTTCGATCCCGGTCAGTACACCACCGGAACAGACTTCGATGCTTCGGCCGAAACCATGTTCAACCGTCTGACCCAGTTCGAACGTGGCGGCACCGCTGTGGTTCCTGGGCTGGCTACCAGTTGGGACGTGTCCCCGGATGGCCTGACGTATACCTTCCACCTGCGGGATGGCGTCAAGTTCCACACCACCCCATACTTCAAGCCGACCCGTACCTTCAATGCCGATGACGTGCTGTTCACGTTCAACCGCATGATCAACAAGGACGATCCGTTCCGCAAAGCCTACCCCACCGAGTTCCCGTACTTCACGGACATGGGGATGGACACCAACATCAAGAACATCGAGAAAGTCGATGACCACACCGTCAAGTTCACCCTTGGCACCGTGGACGCGGCCTTCATCCAGAACCTGGCCATGAGCTTCGCCTCCATCCAGTCCGCCGAATACGCCGCCCAACTGCTGAAGAACGGCACGCCGCAGGACATCAACCAGAAGCCGATCGGCACTGGTCCGTTCGTGTTCAAGAGCTACCAGAAAGACTCGAACATCCGTTACACCGGCAACAAGGACTACTGGAACCCAGCGGACGTGAAGATCGACAACCTGATCTTCGCCATCACCACCGACCCGTCGGTGCGTATCCAGAAGCTCAAGAAGAACGAATGCCAGATCACCCTGTTCCCGCGTCCGGCCGACCTCAAGGCGCTGGAAGGCGACAAGGACCTGAAGCTGCCGCACCAGGCCGGTTTCAACCTGGGCTACATCGCTTACAACGTCATGGACAAGGTCAAGGGCAGCGACCAGCCAAACCCATTGGCTGACCTGCGTGTGCGTCAGGCACTGGACATGTCGGTGAACAAGCAGCAGATCATCGACTCCGTGTACCAGGGCGCCGGCCAATTGGCCGTCAACGCCATGCCGCCGACCCAATGGTCGTATGACACCACCATCAAGGACGCCAAGTACGATCCCGAGAAAGCCAAGGCGCTGCTCAAGGAAGCGGGCGTCAAGGAAGGTACCGAGATCGTTCTGTGGGCCATGCCGGTTCAGCGTCCGTACAACCCGAACGCCAAGCTGATGGCTGAAATGCTGCAAAACGACTGGAAGAAGATCGGCCTCAACGTAAAAATCACCAGCTACGAATGGGGCGAGTACATCAAGCGCTCCAAGGGCGGCGAGAACCAGGCCATGATCATTGGCTGGAGCGGTGACAACGGTGACCCGGACAACTGGCTGAACGTGCTGTTCGGCTGCGATTCGCTGTCCGGTAACAACTTCTCCAAGTGGTGCGACAAGAAATTCGACGGCATCGTGAAAGAAGCCAAGGCCACCTCGGATATCGCCAAACGCACCGAGCTGTACAAGCAGGCGCAACATATCCTCAAAGATGCAGTCCCGATGACACCTATCGCGCACTCGACGGTGTATCAACCCATGCGCAACACCGTGCAGGACTTCAAGATCAGTCCATTTGGCTTGAACTCCTTCTACGGCGTGAGCGTAAGCGGCAAGTAA
- a CDS encoding ABC transporter substrate-binding protein has translation MRHTTVLSAIFGTSLLALATMGQAAEKKSLVFCSEGSPAGFDTAQYTTATDNDAAEPLYNRLVEFEKGETNVVPGLATKWDISDDGLTYTFHLREGVKFHSNKEFKPTRDFNADDVLFTFNRMLDPDHPFRKAYPTEFPYFNGMSLNKNIAKVTKTDTHTVVMTLNTVDAAFVQNIAMSFASILSAEYAEQLLKAGKPSDINQKPIGTGPFVFQRYQKDSQIRYVANKQYWDPSKVQLDQLIFAINTDASVRVQKLKAGECQVTLHPRPADVDALKADPNLQLLTKPGFNLGYIAYNVRHKPFDQLEVRQALDMAVNKQSILNAVYQGAGQLAVNAMPPTQWSYDDSIKDAAYDPEKAKALLKAAGVKEGTEITLWAMPVQRPYNPNAKLMAEMLQSDWAKIGLKVKIVSYEWGEYIKRTKNGEHDISLIGWTGDNGDPDNWLGTLYSCDAIGGNNYSMWCDPAYDKLIKQAKVVTDREQRTVLYRQAQQLLKQQVPITPVAHSTVNQPLSAKVEGFKVSPFGRNVFSGVSINP, from the coding sequence ATGCGCCATACAACCGTTCTATCCGCCATTTTTGGCACCAGCCTCCTGGCTCTGGCCACGATGGGCCAGGCCGCCGAAAAGAAGAGCCTGGTGTTCTGCTCCGAAGGCAGCCCGGCAGGCTTCGACACTGCGCAATACACCACCGCCACCGACAACGACGCGGCCGAGCCGCTGTACAACCGCCTGGTTGAGTTTGAAAAAGGCGAGACCAACGTGGTACCGGGGCTGGCCACCAAGTGGGATATTTCCGATGACGGCCTGACCTACACCTTCCACTTGCGCGAAGGGGTGAAATTCCATAGCAACAAGGAATTCAAGCCGACGCGGGACTTCAACGCCGACGACGTGCTGTTCACCTTCAACCGCATGCTTGATCCCGACCACCCGTTTCGCAAGGCCTACCCCACCGAGTTTCCGTACTTCAACGGGATGAGCCTGAACAAGAACATCGCCAAGGTCACCAAGACCGACACGCACACCGTGGTGATGACCCTGAACACGGTCGACGCCGCGTTCGTGCAAAACATCGCCATGAGCTTTGCCTCGATCCTGTCGGCCGAGTACGCCGAGCAGTTGCTCAAGGCCGGCAAGCCCAGCGACATCAACCAGAAGCCCATCGGCACTGGCCCCTTTGTGTTCCAGCGCTACCAGAAAGACTCGCAGATCCGTTACGTGGCGAACAAACAGTACTGGGACCCGAGCAAGGTTCAGCTGGACCAGCTGATTTTCGCCATCAACACCGATGCGTCGGTGCGCGTGCAAAAACTCAAGGCCGGCGAATGCCAGGTGACCCTGCATCCGCGCCCGGCTGACGTCGACGCCCTCAAGGCCGACCCGAACCTGCAACTGCTGACCAAGCCGGGTTTCAACCTCGGCTATATCGCCTACAACGTGCGCCACAAGCCGTTCGACCAGCTCGAAGTGCGCCAGGCGCTGGACATGGCGGTAAACAAGCAGAGCATCCTCAATGCCGTGTACCAGGGCGCGGGACAACTGGCGGTCAACGCCATGCCGCCGACGCAGTGGTCCTACGACGACAGCATCAAGGACGCCGCCTACGACCCGGAGAAAGCCAAGGCACTGCTCAAGGCCGCCGGCGTGAAGGAAGGTACCGAAATCACCCTGTGGGCGATGCCGGTGCAACGGCCGTACAACCCCAACGCCAAGCTGATGGCCGAGATGCTGCAAAGCGACTGGGCCAAGATCGGCCTCAAGGTCAAGATCGTCAGCTACGAGTGGGGCGAATACATCAAGCGCACCAAGAACGGTGAGCACGATATCAGCCTGATCGGCTGGACCGGCGACAACGGTGACCCGGACAACTGGCTGGGCACCCTCTATAGCTGCGACGCCATCGGCGGGAACAACTACTCCATGTGGTGCGACCCGGCGTACGACAAGCTGATCAAGCAAGCCAAGGTCGTCACCGACCGTGAACAAAGGACGGTTCTATACCGACAGGCGCAGCAATTGCTCAAGCAGCAAGTGCCGATCACGCCCGTCGCCCACTCGACGGTCAACCAGCCGTTAAGCGCCAAAGTCGAAGGCTTCAAAGTGAGCCCCTTCGGCCGCAACGTGTTCTCGGGCGTCAGCATCAACCCATAA
- a CDS encoding OprD family outer membrane porin, whose product MKLSSKALLALAISSITATAYAEPASQDFVPTTLAGTSAQSEAKGFIEDFSLGGTTRNWYSHESKYRGGTFEYQKHGETRTDRNRTNWVQGTILNASSGFTQGTVGVKTELAVYNALVLDRSKRDIKGGSNRTLADSNGDAVDQWSKLGLANVQFRVANTTLTAGRQNFSSGIVDTIGNRALPSSFEGVSFNSEEFSNLSFQGGIFDRVSPRTEQSLSKFRSEYGNGAETDKVSTLGLNYQPLKSLKTSLFAANVKDFWNQYYFGATHELGDSQQLALTTGFNYYKTVDEGKKEMGKIDNDTYSLSLGLAHQAHSLTFAYQQVNGNEYFDYLHETNGIYLANSLTSDFNGPNEKSFQIAYGLNMAEYGVPGLKFNVYSARGWGIDGTHYTGNGGRAKFAYDGIQKQDGEKHQEYGIGASYAIQSGPLKATAIRATYVEHRASEFQADGSIKEFRLVTTIPFNIL is encoded by the coding sequence ATGAAACTGAGCAGCAAAGCGCTTCTAGCCCTGGCCATCAGCAGCATCACGGCCACCGCCTACGCCGAACCCGCCAGCCAGGACTTCGTCCCCACCACATTGGCCGGCACCAGCGCCCAAAGCGAGGCCAAAGGCTTTATCGAGGATTTCAGCCTGGGCGGCACCACACGTAACTGGTACTCCCATGAAAGCAAGTACCGTGGGGGTACCTTCGAATACCAGAAGCACGGAGAAACCCGTACCGACCGTAACCGCACCAACTGGGTACAGGGCACCATCCTCAATGCCAGCTCGGGTTTCACCCAGGGCACCGTGGGCGTCAAGACCGAACTGGCGGTCTACAACGCACTGGTCCTGGACCGCAGCAAGCGTGATATCAAAGGCGGTTCCAACCGGACCCTGGCCGACTCCAACGGGGATGCCGTCGACCAATGGAGCAAACTCGGCCTGGCCAACGTGCAGTTCCGCGTCGCCAACACGACCCTGACCGCCGGTCGCCAGAATTTCAGCAGCGGCATCGTCGACACCATCGGCAACCGTGCGCTGCCTTCGAGCTTCGAAGGGGTGAGTTTCAACAGCGAAGAGTTCAGCAACCTGTCGTTCCAGGGCGGCATTTTTGACCGTGTTTCGCCACGTACCGAACAGAGCCTGTCGAAATTCCGTAGCGAATACGGCAATGGCGCGGAAACCGACAAAGTGTCCACCCTGGGCTTGAACTACCAGCCGCTCAAAAGCCTGAAAACCAGCCTCTTTGCCGCCAACGTCAAAGACTTCTGGAACCAGTACTACTTCGGCGCGACCCACGAATTGGGCGATAGCCAGCAACTGGCCCTGACCACCGGTTTCAACTATTACAAAACCGTGGATGAAGGCAAAAAAGAGATGGGGAAAATCGACAACGATACCTACTCCCTGTCCCTGGGACTGGCTCACCAGGCGCATAGCCTGACCTTCGCGTACCAGCAAGTGAACGGTAACGAGTACTTCGACTACCTGCACGAAACCAACGGCATCTACCTGGCCAACTCCCTGACCTCGGACTTCAACGGCCCGAACGAAAAATCCTTCCAGATCGCCTATGGCCTCAACATGGCCGAATACGGCGTGCCAGGCCTGAAGTTCAACGTGTACTCGGCGCGCGGCTGGGGCATCGACGGCACCCACTACACCGGCAACGGCGGTCGGGCCAAGTTCGCCTATGACGGCATCCAGAAGCAAGATGGTGAAAAACACCAGGAATACGGTATAGGCGCTTCTTACGCGATCCAGAGCGGCCCACTCAAGGCCACCGCCATTCGTGCAACCTATGTCGAGCACCGCGCCAGCGAGTTCCAGGCCGACGGCAGCATCAAAGAGTTCCGCCTGGTCACCACCATTCCGTTCAACATTCTTTAA
- a CDS encoding ABC transporter substrate-binding protein has product MKMLPLQAAIAATLLSVAVGISAKPLVVCTEASPEGFDPVLYTTAVTADAAAETLFNRLVDFKPGTTEVVPALAKALPEISADGLTYTFHLRDDIKFHTTDYFKPTRNLNADDVLWSFQRQLDPKHPWHAKSNVGYPYFESMGFKELLKSVEKTDEHTVVFTLTRPEAPFLADLAMAFSSIHSAEYADRLLKSGKTDDLNAKPIGTGPFIFTRYAKDAQVRFKANPDYFRGKPPADPLILAITTDNNVRLQKLKANECQIALYPKPDDIPSIKKDPNLKVDELAAMTTSYTALNTTRKYMSDARVRHAINIAFDKAGYTEALYGKGNAVVGTGPYPPTLLGFNHKLTNPPRDLDKARALLKEAGVPEGTEFTLFTRNGGGPTNPNPMLGAQRMQADLAQIGLKVNIKVMEWGEMLKRAKAGEHDMVSAGWAGDNGDPDNFLTPNLSCDAAKNGENYARWCNKAFQDLIDKARAIAEPTQRAALYEQAQDVFAEDQPWIPMAYPKIFTAMRKNVEGYTQSPLTTNNFATTQVK; this is encoded by the coding sequence ATGAAAATGCTCCCGCTACAAGCCGCCATAGCTGCCACGCTGCTGAGCGTAGCCGTCGGCATTTCGGCCAAACCGCTGGTGGTCTGCACCGAAGCCAGCCCGGAGGGTTTCGACCCGGTGCTGTATACCACCGCCGTCACCGCCGACGCCGCCGCAGAAACCCTGTTCAACCGCCTGGTGGACTTCAAGCCCGGCACCACCGAAGTGGTGCCTGCGCTGGCCAAGGCCCTGCCGGAAATCAGCGCCGACGGCCTGACCTACACCTTCCACCTGCGTGACGACATCAAGTTCCACACCACCGACTACTTCAAACCCACGCGCAACCTGAACGCCGACGACGTGTTGTGGAGCTTCCAGCGTCAGTTGGACCCGAAGCACCCGTGGCACGCCAAGTCCAACGTGGGCTACCCGTACTTTGAAAGCATGGGCTTCAAGGAACTGCTCAAGAGCGTCGAGAAGACCGACGAGCACACCGTGGTCTTCACGCTGACCCGTCCGGAAGCACCGTTCCTGGCCGACCTGGCCATGGCGTTTTCGTCGATTCACTCGGCCGAATACGCCGACCGGTTGCTCAAGTCCGGCAAGACCGATGACCTCAACGCCAAGCCCATCGGCACCGGCCCGTTCATCTTCACCCGCTACGCCAAGGACGCCCAGGTGCGATTCAAGGCCAACCCGGACTACTTCCGTGGCAAGCCGCCGGCCGACCCGCTGATCCTGGCGATCACCACCGACAACAACGTGCGCCTGCAGAAGCTCAAGGCCAATGAGTGCCAGATCGCGCTGTACCCCAAGCCGGACGACATCCCGAGCATCAAGAAAGACCCGAATCTGAAAGTCGATGAACTGGCGGCCATGACCACCAGCTACACCGCCCTGAACACCACCCGCAAGTACATGAGCGACGCGCGGGTGCGTCACGCGATCAACATCGCGTTCGACAAGGCCGGCTACACTGAGGCGCTGTACGGCAAAGGCAATGCCGTGGTCGGCACCGGCCCGTATCCACCGACGTTGCTGGGTTTCAACCACAAGCTGACCAACCCGCCGCGTGACCTGGACAAAGCCCGCGCCCTGCTCAAGGAAGCCGGCGTACCGGAAGGCACTGAGTTCACCCTGTTCACCCGCAACGGCGGCGGCCCGACCAACCCCAACCCGATGCTCGGCGCCCAGCGCATGCAGGCGGATCTGGCGCAGATCGGCCTGAAGGTGAATATCAAGGTCATGGAATGGGGCGAGATGCTCAAGCGCGCCAAAGCCGGCGAGCACGATATGGTGTCGGCGGGCTGGGCCGGCGATAACGGCGACCCGGATAACTTCCTCACGCCGAACCTGAGTTGCGACGCGGCGAAAAACGGCGAAAACTACGCCCGCTGGTGCAACAAAGCATTTCAGGATTTGATCGACAAGGCACGCGCCATCGCTGAACCCACCCAGCGCGCTGCACTCTATGAACAAGCGCAGGACGTTTTCGCCGAGGACCAACCGTGGATTCCCATGGCGTACCCGAAAATATTCACCGCCATGCGCAAAAACGTCGAGGGTTATACCCAAAGCCCGCTGACGACCAATAACTTCGCCACCACCCAGGTGAAGTAA